A single Leptolyngbya ohadii IS1 DNA region contains:
- the plsX gene encoding phosphate acyltransferase PlsX, producing MGSTQARIAVDAMGGDFAPGEIVAGALRAQAELGVEVLLVGDPEQIKAVMKQHNTSLQLEIVPAEGIIEMHEEPLSGIRRKPKASINVAMDLVKQGRADAVVSAGHSGAAMASALLRLGRIKGIDRPAIGTVLPTMDANKSVLILDVGANVDCRPKFLEQFAVMGNVYSQYVLGVDQPKVGLLNIGEESSKGNDLALRTYELLEQNSSLTFIGNAEGRDVLSGRFDVIVCDGFVGNVLLKFAEAVGEILLQILREELPRGWRGRLGAMLLKPNLRRIKQRVDHAEHGGGLLLGVDGICIISHGSSQAPSVFNAIRLAKEAVDHDVLDRIRSQYQKIQAAATNEE from the coding sequence ATGGGATCGACTCAGGCACGGATCGCAGTGGACGCGATGGGCGGGGATTTTGCCCCAGGTGAAATCGTAGCGGGCGCATTACGGGCACAGGCAGAGCTAGGGGTAGAAGTCCTCTTAGTAGGCGACCCTGAGCAAATTAAAGCCGTCATGAAGCAGCACAACACTTCGCTTCAGTTAGAGATTGTTCCGGCTGAGGGCATCATCGAGATGCATGAGGAGCCGTTGAGCGGTATACGACGCAAGCCCAAAGCCTCCATCAATGTCGCAATGGATTTGGTGAAGCAGGGACGGGCAGATGCGGTTGTCTCGGCAGGTCATTCGGGGGCGGCAATGGCTTCTGCGCTGCTGCGGCTCGGTCGGATCAAGGGAATCGATCGCCCTGCGATTGGAACCGTCCTGCCCACGATGGATGCCAATAAGTCCGTGCTGATTCTGGACGTGGGCGCGAATGTGGACTGTCGCCCCAAGTTCCTGGAACAGTTTGCCGTGATGGGGAACGTCTACTCTCAGTACGTGCTGGGAGTCGATCAGCCCAAAGTTGGCTTGCTCAACATCGGCGAAGAGTCTTCTAAGGGCAACGATCTGGCACTCCGCACCTACGAGCTTCTAGAACAGAATTCCAGTCTCACCTTCATTGGCAACGCTGAAGGGCGAGACGTGCTTTCCGGTCGGTTTGACGTGATCGTGTGCGATGGCTTCGTGGGGAACGTGCTGCTGAAGTTTGCGGAGGCGGTGGGCGAGATCCTGCTGCAAATCCTGCGGGAAGAACTGCCGCGCGGCTGGCGGGGTCGGCTGGGGGCAATGCTGCTGAAGCCCAACCTGCGTCGGATTAAGCAAAGAGTTGACCATGCGGAACACGGTGGCGGATTGCTGCTGGGCGTAGACGGAATTTGCATTATCAGTCACGGTAGCTCCCAGGCTCCGTCGGTGTTTAATGCGATCCGGCTGGCAAAAGAAGCGGTCGATCATGATGTCCTCGATCGCATTCGTTCGCAGTATCAGAAAATCCAGGCAGCAGCCACCAACGAAGAATAA
- a CDS encoding beta-ketoacyl-ACP synthase 3, whose protein sequence is MSNQSGIGVAFIGSGSAAPEAVLSNEGVSRVVETSDEWIASRTGIRQRHLASPTESLKQFAAQAAQNALDMAGITAAEVDLIILATSTADDLFGSASQIQAAIGANRAVAFDLTAACSGFVFGMVTAAQYIRTGAYQNVLLIGADVLSRWVDWNDRRTCVLFGDGAGAVVMQASTAGDRLLGFELRSDGCMNDCLTLAHEAQPRELVDGIAIGRGGYQFIQMNGQEVYRFAVRKVPEVIEKALFRANLTVEQIDWLLLHQANQRILDAVAQRLTLSGEKVISNMARYGNTSAASIPIALDEAVRAGNVKLGDVIASAGFGAGLTWGAAIFQWGK, encoded by the coding sequence ATGTCTAACCAATCAGGAATCGGTGTTGCCTTTATCGGCAGCGGTTCGGCTGCACCGGAGGCAGTTCTGAGCAACGAAGGCGTGAGCCGGGTCGTGGAAACCTCAGACGAATGGATTGCCAGCCGCACCGGGATTCGCCAGCGTCATCTCGCATCCCCCACGGAATCGCTCAAGCAGTTCGCCGCCCAAGCCGCCCAGAATGCCCTCGATATGGCAGGCATCACCGCTGCTGAGGTGGATTTGATTATCCTGGCAACCTCGACCGCAGACGATCTGTTTGGCAGTGCCAGTCAAATTCAGGCGGCGATCGGCGCAAATCGAGCCGTGGCGTTTGACCTCACCGCAGCCTGTTCTGGATTCGTCTTCGGCATGGTGACGGCAGCGCAGTATATCCGCACCGGAGCTTACCAAAACGTCCTGCTGATCGGCGCAGATGTGCTGTCTCGCTGGGTGGACTGGAACGATCGTCGGACTTGTGTGTTGTTTGGCGATGGGGCAGGCGCAGTGGTGATGCAGGCTTCTACCGCAGGCGATCGACTCCTGGGATTTGAGCTTCGCAGCGACGGCTGTATGAATGACTGTCTGACTCTGGCACATGAGGCACAGCCCCGTGAGTTGGTAGATGGGATTGCGATCGGGCGAGGCGGCTATCAGTTTATTCAGATGAACGGGCAGGAAGTCTATCGCTTTGCGGTTCGGAAAGTCCCTGAAGTGATTGAGAAAGCCTTGTTTCGGGCAAATCTGACCGTGGAGCAAATTGACTGGCTGCTGCTGCATCAGGCAAATCAGCGGATTCTGGACGCGGTAGCGCAACGGCTGACCCTGTCGGGTGAGAAAGTGATCAGCAATATGGCACGGTACGGCAATACTTCGGCGGCTTCGATTCCGATCGCCCTGGATGAAGCGGTGCGAGCCGGGAATGTGAAATTGGGGGATGTGATCGCCTCTGCTGGATTTGGGGCGGGTTTGACCTGGGGGGCGGCGATTTTTCAGTGGGGTAAGTAA
- the fabD gene encoding ACP S-malonyltransferase → MKTAWVFPGQGSQTIGMGSDLLDVEAAKARFAQAEAILGWSVPEICQSAEDKLSKTLYTQPCLYVIEAILADLMRDRGLTPDAVAGHSLGEYGALYAAGVFEFESGLRLVKKRSELMEQASGGLMAALIGFDRTQLEEQIAQTPNVVLANDNSDSQVVISGTPEAVEAIMANVKTKKAVKLNVSGAFHSPQMGDAAAEFNQILETIDFRDAQVPVLSNVDPTPATDAAAIKDRLIRQMTGSVRWREISSAFTEMEVGQAIEVGPGKVLTGLLKRACPGMELVNVGSLAEIPS, encoded by the coding sequence ATGAAGACAGCGTGGGTGTTTCCAGGACAGGGTTCGCAGACGATCGGCATGGGTTCCGATTTGCTGGACGTTGAGGCAGCGAAGGCGCGATTTGCTCAGGCGGAGGCAATTCTGGGTTGGTCAGTGCCGGAGATTTGCCAGAGTGCAGAAGATAAGCTGTCGAAGACGCTGTACACGCAGCCCTGCCTATACGTGATTGAGGCGATTCTGGCAGATCTGATGCGCGATCGTGGCTTAACTCCCGATGCCGTTGCCGGACATAGTCTGGGTGAGTATGGCGCACTCTATGCCGCTGGCGTATTTGAGTTTGAGTCGGGACTACGCCTGGTCAAGAAACGTTCTGAGCTAATGGAACAAGCTTCCGGCGGACTGATGGCGGCTCTGATTGGATTCGACCGAACCCAGCTTGAGGAGCAGATCGCCCAAACGCCCAACGTAGTCTTAGCCAACGACAACAGCGATTCCCAGGTTGTCATCTCCGGGACACCGGAAGCGGTCGAGGCGATCATGGCAAACGTGAAGACCAAGAAAGCCGTAAAGCTAAACGTCAGCGGAGCCTTTCACTCGCCGCAGATGGGAGATGCCGCCGCAGAATTCAATCAGATTTTAGAGACGATCGACTTCCGGGATGCTCAAGTGCCCGTCCTCTCCAACGTTGACCCCACTCCCGCCACCGATGCCGCTGCAATTAAGGATCGGCTGATACGACAAATGACGGGTTCCGTGCGCTGGCGCGAGATCTCTTCGGCGTTTACGGAAATGGAGGTGGGTCAGGCGATCGAGGTGGGTCCGGGGAAAGTTCTCACTGGATTGCTGAAGCGTGCCTGTCCCGGAATGGAATTGGTGAACGTCGGTAGTCTTGCGGAGATCCCGTCCTAA
- a CDS encoding lysophospholipid acyltransferase family protein produces MRQREPRISLALYHLFKWSIVSPMLHGYFGGRIYGAENVPKTGPLLVVANHASDFDPPIVSCCVRRPVSYMAKEELFEVPVLSQAIRLYGAYPVKRGSADRSAIRSALQQLEMGWAVGVFLEGTRTPDARIHSPKLGAAMIAAKVQVPLLPVSLWGTENIIRKGDKLPRRVPVTVRIGEPISPPVSNKREELEAVTQLCVDRIHALHDLGR; encoded by the coding sequence ATGCGTCAGCGAGAACCCCGAATTAGTCTTGCGCTCTATCACCTGTTCAAATGGTCGATCGTGTCTCCGATGCTGCACGGCTATTTTGGAGGGCGAATCTACGGAGCGGAGAATGTGCCTAAAACGGGTCCGCTGCTCGTCGTTGCCAACCATGCCAGCGATTTCGATCCGCCGATCGTCTCCTGCTGTGTGCGTCGTCCGGTGTCCTATATGGCAAAGGAAGAACTGTTTGAGGTTCCCGTGCTGAGCCAGGCAATTCGGCTGTATGGGGCGTATCCAGTGAAGCGAGGCTCGGCAGATCGGAGCGCGATTCGATCGGCTTTGCAGCAGTTGGAGATGGGCTGGGCAGTGGGGGTATTTCTGGAAGGAACCCGCACCCCCGACGCAAGAATTCATTCGCCCAAACTGGGAGCCGCGATGATCGCCGCCAAAGTTCAGGTTCCCCTACTGCCTGTCAGCCTCTGGGGAACGGAAAATATTATTCGGAAAGGAGATAAGCTGCCGCGTCGCGTACCTGTGACTGTGCGAATTGGCGAACCGATTTCCCCTCCGGTTTCTAACAAGCGGGAAGAGTTAGAGGCAGTGACGCAGCTCTGTGTCGATCGCATTCATGCGCTGCACGATTTGGGGCGGTAA
- a CDS encoding ISKra4 family transposase (programmed frameshift) encodes MTPEEQERIRACSQEIAEILYRNSDKASLKTLEGIEQTVRQQMLEHVSPEVAPFFVNGAVRPGKGRSRPLKSLVGKLCLQKHQAERLGVKPRSRISGGLEKACLRLSANESFQNAEADIAALTGIAVGHSTQQRLVGRQAWELPEAKQGVSEISIDGGKVRLRDLQDSDSRWRDYKAVRLQGTYYAAFYQDNESLVDYLNAQRLLKPVVCLGDGHEGVWNLFGQIASADERREILDWYHLKENLYKVGGSLKRLKKAESLLWQGQVEQAKALFADCQRKQARNFEAYLDKHRSRIVHYADTQTQQLCSIGSGAVESAVKQIGRRLQISGAHWNRVSVNPMLNLRCAYLNGLLAS; translated from the exons ATGACTCCAGAAGAGCAGGAACGGATCAGAGCTTGCAGTCAAGAGATCGCAGAAATTCTGTATCGCAATAGCGACAAAGCGAGCCTGAAGACGCTAGAGGGGATTGAGCAAACGGTTCGCCAACAGATGCTCGAACACGTTAGTCCGGAAGTTGCCC CTTTTTTTGTCAACGGTGCAGTCCGACCCGGCAAAGGACGAAGCCGACCGCTAAAGAGTCTGGTGGGTAAGTTGTGCTTGCAAAAGCATCAAGCCGAACGGTTGGGAGTCAAGCCCCGGAGTCGGATAAGTGGAGGCTTAGAGAAGGCTTGCTTACGGCTGAGTGCGAATGAGTCATTTCAGAATGCGGAAGCAGACATTGCTGCATTGACGGGGATAGCGGTGGGGCACTCGACCCAACAACGCTTGGTAGGACGGCAGGCATGGGAGTTGCCGGAGGCGAAACAAGGCGTCAGTGAGATCAGCATTGACGGCGGGAAAGTGCGCTTGCGTGACCTCCAAGACAGCGACAGCCGATGGCGGGACTATAAAGCAGTGCGGTTGCAGGGAACATACTATGCTGCCTTTTATCAGGACAATGAGAGCTTGGTCGATTACCTCAATGCTCAACGGTTGCTTAAGCCTGTAGTGTGTTTAGGCGATGGGCATGAGGGGGTGTGGAATCTGTTTGGTCAAATCGCCTCTGCCGATGAGCGGCGAGAGATTCTCGACTGGTATCACCTCAAAGAGAATCTCTACAAAGTGGGCGGGTCGCTCAAACGCCTGAAAAAAGCTGAGTCCTTGCTGTGGCAGGGGCAGGTGGAACAGGCGAAGGCACTGTTTGCCGATTGTCAAAGGAAACAGGCGCGCAATTTTGAAGCCTATCTAGACAAACATCGTTCCCGGATTGTCCATTATGCCGACACCCAGACCCAACAACTCTGCTCGATTGGTTCAGGGGCAGTGGAATCGGCGGTCAAACAGATTGGGCGACGTTTACAAATATCGGGGGCGCATTGGAACAGGGTGTCGGTCAATCCGATGTTGAACCTACGCTGTGCTTACCTCAATGGGCTGCTTGCTAGTTGA
- a CDS encoding cryptochrome/photolyase family protein, whose amino-acid sequence MTSGIWILGDQLFEEQAALQSCVGQRETTPILLIESAAHAQERPYHRQKLVLVWSAMRHFAEELRQAGWHVTYAIAPDFQTALLDWIQTHGITELRVMKPADRPFLTWLRSLSLPCPLTLLPNNHFLWQPEEFSAWAKGRKNLLLEYFYREGRQRFGVLMEGKQPIGGQWNFDKENRKPPKGKLNPPKPLWFEPDDITLSVIDRVQSGKFSAYGEIEPFRWAVSRSQALQVLDHFIRDRLPGFGSYQDAMVTGELTMWHALLSPYLNLGLLHPLEVIRAAEQAYYDENLDLNSVEGFIRQVLGWREYLYGLAHYVDEDYPQRNYFQHHRPLPDFFWDADRTEMNCLHQTLKAIEQTGYAHHIQRLMILSNFALIAGLSPQEVEQWFHAVFIDAYDWVMQTNVIGMGLFADGGILASKPYAASANYVNKMSDYCKSCRYSPTKRTGDDACPFNFFYWDFLNRHRTKLETQGRMSFILKNLDKMSPDELGEIRRRAIEFFEGEPIR is encoded by the coding sequence ATGACGAGCGGCATCTGGATTTTAGGGGATCAGCTTTTTGAAGAGCAGGCTGCACTGCAAAGTTGCGTTGGACAGCGAGAAACCACACCTATCCTGCTGATAGAATCGGCGGCGCACGCTCAGGAACGTCCCTACCATCGGCAAAAGCTGGTGCTAGTCTGGTCTGCAATGCGTCACTTTGCAGAAGAACTGCGGCAAGCCGGATGGCATGTCACCTACGCAATCGCTCCCGACTTTCAGACGGCTTTACTGGACTGGATTCAGACCCACGGCATTACCGAACTGCGCGTCATGAAACCTGCCGATCGTCCTTTCCTGACCTGGCTGCGATCGCTCTCCCTGCCCTGTCCGCTCACCCTGTTGCCGAACAATCATTTCCTCTGGCAACCTGAAGAATTTTCTGCCTGGGCAAAGGGACGCAAAAACCTGCTGCTGGAATACTTTTACCGGGAAGGACGACAGCGATTCGGGGTACTGATGGAGGGCAAACAGCCGATCGGCGGACAGTGGAACTTCGACAAGGAGAACCGCAAACCGCCCAAAGGCAAACTCAATCCCCCCAAGCCGCTCTGGTTCGAGCCGGATGACATTACCCTGTCCGTGATCGATCGTGTTCAGTCGGGCAAGTTCTCCGCCTACGGAGAAATCGAGCCGTTCCGCTGGGCAGTGAGTCGATCGCAGGCACTCCAGGTTTTAGATCACTTCATTCGCGATCGGCTTCCCGGATTTGGTAGCTACCAGGATGCGATGGTGACAGGCGAGTTGACCATGTGGCACGCCCTCCTTTCGCCCTACCTGAATCTGGGTTTGCTGCATCCGCTGGAGGTGATTCGCGCCGCAGAGCAGGCTTATTACGACGAAAATCTGGATCTCAACAGCGTTGAAGGCTTTATCCGGCAGGTCTTAGGCTGGCGCGAGTATCTGTACGGACTGGCGCACTATGTAGACGAAGACTATCCCCAGCGCAACTACTTCCAGCATCACCGTCCTCTCCCCGATTTCTTCTGGGACGCCGATCGCACCGAAATGAACTGCCTGCACCAGACGCTAAAGGCGATCGAGCAAACGGGCTACGCGCATCACATCCAGCGACTCATGATCCTCAGCAACTTTGCGCTAATTGCCGGACTCTCGCCCCAGGAAGTCGAGCAGTGGTTTCACGCCGTCTTTATCGATGCCTACGACTGGGTAATGCAGACTAACGTGATTGGTATGGGACTCTTTGCCGACGGCGGAATTCTTGCCTCCAAGCCCTACGCCGCCTCCGCTAATTACGTCAACAAAATGAGCGACTACTGCAAATCCTGTCGCTACAGCCCTACTAAGCGCACCGGAGACGATGCCTGCCCCTTCAACTTCTTCTACTGGGACTTCCTCAATCGCCATCGAACTAAGCTCGAAACTCAGGGACGCATGAGCTTCATTCTCAAGAATTTAGATAAGATGTCGCCGGACGAATTAGGGGAGATTCGACGGAGGGCGATCGAGTTTTTTGAGGGTGAGCCGATTCGATGA
- a CDS encoding ATP-binding protein — MFNLIQRRIPFRFTNLLVVIVYSLLWLLLDAATLSFETAPEVVLFYPPAGLDFVLLLAFGLQYTPALLIPSAIDGLFLPRTLPPLAVGFYVLTKTFIYGGFCRLLLRQLQFDSRLSRFRDVINFVLFASLIPPLLFGLTTVTALTIAGIVPRSEWLVRVLHFWAGYSIGIVSFAPFGLLWVIPWLKRLLLPASAASVERSNVFQELIFCLSQGSFGQKVIWLLEAVFLLLGTWIAFGIEVDGYPNFLYVAFLPMTWVAVRYGLRVTTIAIPAINIGAAIVESAHIPLASLGSDLARSQFCMLAVSQTALLLGSVITRRMQALARIRQQMLDAQLLNQIGNTLNSTLNPQAILEQIVRLVGENFQVDRVVLWQIDSETVQVLHEWRKTPQVVSALGVSLSRSEWFAYLDEDGDRFQQTVFQSENYQAIQHSPNRTALVREMQVRSIVRVPIFIHEDFFGSLSLHTIEVSRHFTQEEIDLLEQIANQTAIALFNAQSHERLEQLVRTRTAQLEVANRAKSDFLATMSHELRTPLTSIIGFSSVLRQQVFGSLEPRQLQYVELIHSAGEHLLALVNDILDLARIEAQREEMEFVEVPIAELCQGCLASVQYQAETKGLALDLEIAPDVTVCTADLRRLRQILINLLANAVKFTARGLVRLQVTRSVQPEPDQILFTVIDTGIGITAADLDRLFEPFEQLESGLNRRQEGTGLGLALSQRLAGLMGGEITVESEPGRGSRFTLRLPIVPSENRQT; from the coding sequence GTGTTTAACCTTATTCAGCGGCGCATTCCTTTTCGGTTCACCAATCTGCTTGTTGTGATCGTCTACAGCCTGCTCTGGCTGCTCCTAGATGCAGCAACTTTATCCTTTGAAACTGCCCCTGAGGTTGTGCTGTTTTACCCACCCGCAGGACTGGACTTTGTACTGCTGCTGGCATTTGGACTGCAATATACACCTGCCCTGCTCATTCCCTCTGCGATCGACGGACTATTTTTACCCAGAACGCTCCCCCCCCTGGCTGTTGGATTTTATGTCCTTACCAAAACCTTTATTTATGGCGGTTTCTGCCGTTTGCTGCTGCGCCAGTTGCAGTTTGACTCTCGCCTGAGCCGATTTCGGGATGTTATCAACTTTGTCCTGTTTGCGTCCCTGATTCCGCCGCTCCTGTTTGGGCTAACCACTGTGACTGCATTGACGATCGCCGGGATTGTTCCGCGCTCCGAGTGGCTGGTGCGTGTGCTGCATTTTTGGGCGGGCTACAGTATCGGCATCGTGTCCTTTGCCCCATTTGGGCTGCTGTGGGTTATCCCCTGGCTGAAGCGGCTCCTGCTGCCGGCATCTGCTGCATCCGTTGAGCGATCGAACGTTTTCCAGGAACTTATTTTCTGTTTGTCTCAGGGGAGTTTTGGGCAGAAGGTAATCTGGCTGCTCGAAGCGGTTTTTCTCCTGTTGGGAACCTGGATCGCCTTTGGAATAGAGGTGGATGGCTACCCAAACTTTCTGTATGTGGCGTTTCTGCCCATGACCTGGGTTGCGGTGCGCTACGGACTGCGCGTAACGACGATCGCCATTCCTGCCATCAATATTGGAGCGGCAATCGTGGAATCGGCTCATATTCCGCTCGCTTCATTGGGAAGTGACCTTGCCCGATCGCAGTTTTGTATGCTGGCAGTGTCGCAAACTGCGCTGCTTTTGGGATCGGTGATTACTCGAAGGATGCAGGCACTTGCTCGAATTCGGCAGCAAATGTTGGATGCCCAACTGCTGAATCAAATCGGCAATACGCTCAACTCTACGCTAAACCCACAAGCCATTCTGGAGCAAATTGTGCGGTTGGTGGGGGAGAATTTTCAGGTCGATCGGGTGGTGCTGTGGCAGATCGACAGCGAGACGGTTCAAGTCCTGCACGAATGGCGCAAAACGCCTCAAGTTGTTTCTGCCCTGGGAGTCAGTCTGTCCCGCTCCGAATGGTTTGCTTACCTGGATGAGGATGGCGATCGCTTTCAGCAAACGGTTTTCCAGAGCGAGAACTATCAGGCAATTCAGCACTCTCCCAACCGGACAGCGTTAGTTCGGGAAATGCAGGTTCGGTCGATCGTGCGAGTTCCTATTTTTATTCATGAGGATTTCTTTGGCAGTTTGTCGCTGCATACGATCGAGGTCAGCCGTCACTTCACGCAGGAGGAAATTGACCTGCTCGAACAAATCGCCAACCAAACGGCGATCGCCCTTTTTAATGCCCAGAGCCACGAACGGCTCGAACAGCTTGTGCGAACGAGAACCGCGCAGCTAGAAGTCGCGAATCGCGCAAAAAGCGATTTTTTAGCCACGATGAGCCACGAACTCCGAACGCCTCTTACCAGCATTATTGGGTTTTCTAGCGTGCTGAGGCAGCAGGTCTTTGGCAGTCTGGAACCCCGGCAGCTTCAGTACGTGGAGCTAATCCACAGTGCGGGGGAACATCTGCTGGCACTGGTGAATGATATTTTAGACCTGGCGCGGATTGAGGCGCAGCGGGAGGAGATGGAATTTGTTGAGGTGCCGATCGCCGAACTCTGCCAGGGCTGTCTTGCGAGTGTGCAGTATCAGGCAGAAACCAAAGGCTTAGCCCTTGATTTGGAAATTGCGCCCGATGTCACGGTCTGCACAGCAGACTTGAGAAGACTGCGGCAAATCCTGATCAACCTGCTGGCAAATGCAGTGAAATTTACGGCGAGGGGGTTGGTGCGGCTACAGGTCACGCGATCGGTTCAGCCGGAACCCGACCAAATTCTGTTTACGGTGATCGACACAGGCATTGGCATTACCGCCGCCGATCTCGATCGTCTGTTTGAACCGTTTGAGCAGCTAGAGAGCGGACTGAACCGCCGTCAAGAGGGGACGGGCTTGGGTCTGGCGTTATCGCAGCGGCTGGCGGGTTTAATGGGCGGCGAAATCACAGTCGAGTCAGAACCCGGACGGGGAAGCCGCTTTACCCTGCGTTTGCCGATCGTCCCTTCCGAAAATCGCCAGACCTGA
- the mtnA gene encoding S-methyl-5-thioribose-1-phosphate isomerase, whose amino-acid sequence MSFSSQVLPVYWYQDHVRLIDQTRLPQEYGVVEISRSDDMALAIKTMIVRGAPAIGVAAAYGMYLGAREIQATEREAFLTQLEQVAQKLKATRPTAVNLFWAIDRVMKVARQTLGGVDYIKEAILQAAHTIRQEDIETCQAIGEAGLKVLPEKPTQLRLLTHCNAGALATAGYGTALGVVRSAWREGRLERVYADETRPRMQGAKLTTWECVQEGIPVTLITDNMAAHCMKLGMIDAVVVGADRITANGDAANKIGTYSVALIAKAHNIPFFVAAPLSTIDFSLPEGSQIPIEERDPSEIYQIGDTRICPSGVEFYNPAFDVTPAELITAIITEYGAVRPEELIQLQFKQVV is encoded by the coding sequence ATGTCTTTTTCTTCTCAAGTGCTTCCGGTCTACTGGTATCAGGATCATGTGCGATTGATCGACCAAACCCGTCTGCCGCAGGAATACGGCGTCGTTGAAATTAGTCGATCGGACGATATGGCACTGGCGATCAAAACGATGATCGTGCGGGGTGCGCCTGCGATCGGGGTAGCGGCAGCCTATGGGATGTATCTGGGGGCACGGGAAATCCAGGCAACGGAGCGAGAGGCATTTCTGACTCAGCTGGAGCAGGTGGCACAAAAGCTAAAAGCAACCCGACCCACGGCAGTCAACCTGTTTTGGGCAATCGATCGGGTGATGAAGGTGGCGCGTCAAACCCTGGGCGGCGTGGACTATATCAAGGAAGCCATTTTGCAGGCAGCCCACACGATCCGTCAGGAAGATATCGAAACCTGTCAGGCGATCGGCGAAGCGGGTTTAAAAGTTCTACCGGAAAAGCCAACCCAACTGAGACTCCTGACCCACTGCAACGCAGGCGCTCTGGCAACCGCAGGCTATGGGACGGCTTTGGGCGTGGTGCGATCGGCTTGGCGAGAAGGGCGGTTAGAACGAGTGTATGCAGATGAAACCCGTCCCCGGATGCAGGGCGCGAAGCTGACCACCTGGGAATGTGTGCAGGAAGGCATCCCCGTAACGCTGATTACGGATAACATGGCGGCACACTGCATGAAGCTGGGCATGATTGATGCCGTGGTGGTGGGAGCCGATCGAATTACGGCAAATGGCGATGCCGCAAATAAAATTGGCACCTACAGCGTTGCCCTGATTGCCAAGGCGCACAACATTCCTTTCTTTGTAGCGGCACCCCTTTCGACGATCGACTTTTCCCTTCCTGAAGGCAGCCAGATTCCGATCGAGGAACGCGACCCCTCAGAGATTTACCAGATTGGCGATACACGCATCTGTCCGTCCGGTGTGGAATTCTACAATCCGGCATTTGATGTCACGCCTGCGGAATTAATTACCGCCATCATTACTGAGTATGGTGCAGTCCGTCCGGAGGAGCTAATTCAGCTTCAGTTTAAGCAGGTGGTCTAA
- the accB gene encoding acetyl-CoA carboxylase biotin carboxyl carrier protein, with amino-acid sequence MPTLKSIEFGTVKTSVELNFSELRDLLTVINQTDIAEFTLKSGDFELVVRKGVQPGEVSAAPASPTDSTVSLAPIPSLPSASAAPIVVPSTPTPPPRSTEKFVEIVSPMVGTFYRAPAPDEAPFVNAGDRVRTGQTVCIIEAMKLMNEIEAEISGEIVEILVQNGEPVEFGQPLMRVNPA; translated from the coding sequence ATGCCCACCCTAAAATCGATTGAATTTGGAACGGTTAAAACAAGCGTGGAACTGAACTTTAGCGAACTTCGAGATTTATTAACGGTTATTAATCAAACGGATATTGCAGAATTTACGCTCAAAAGCGGCGATTTTGAACTGGTAGTCCGGAAGGGCGTCCAGCCGGGCGAGGTTTCAGCGGCTCCCGCATCCCCAACGGACTCCACGGTGTCCCTGGCTCCGATTCCTTCCCTGCCTAGCGCTTCTGCTGCACCGATCGTCGTTCCCTCTACCCCCACACCGCCGCCTCGATCGACGGAGAAATTTGTCGAAATTGTGTCGCCGATGGTTGGCACTTTCTACCGTGCCCCCGCTCCCGATGAAGCACCTTTTGTGAATGCGGGCGATCGCGTGCGGACAGGTCAAACGGTCTGCATTATCGAAGCGATGAAGCTAATGAACGAGATCGAGGCAGAAATCAGCGGCGAGATTGTCGAAATTCTCGTGCAGAATGGAGAACCCGTTGAGTTTGGTCAGCCCCTAATGCGGGTGAATCCGGCGTAA
- the efp gene encoding elongation factor P: protein MISSNDFRPGVSIELDGNVWRVVEFLHVKPGKGSAFVRTKLKNMNNGNVVERTFRAGETVPQAVIEKNTMQHTYKDGDDYVFMDMETYEEGRLSAKQIGDRVKYLKEGMEVNVVRWNSQVLDVELPNSVVLEVTQTDPGVKGDTATGGTKPAIVETGAQVMVPLFISVGERIKIDTRSDSYLGRE, encoded by the coding sequence ATGATTTCCAGTAATGATTTTCGCCCCGGAGTCAGTATTGAGCTGGACGGAAACGTCTGGCGGGTTGTGGAATTCCTCCATGTGAAACCCGGTAAAGGCTCTGCTTTTGTGCGAACGAAACTCAAAAATATGAATAACGGGAACGTCGTTGAGCGCACCTTCCGGGCTGGGGAGACTGTCCCGCAGGCAGTCATCGAGAAAAATACGATGCAGCATACCTATAAGGACGGCGACGATTACGTCTTTATGGACATGGAAACCTATGAGGAAGGGCGTCTGAGTGCCAAGCAGATTGGCGATCGGGTGAAGTACCTCAAGGAAGGCATGGAAGTCAACGTGGTGCGCTGGAACAGCCAGGTTCTCGATGTTGAACTGCCCAACTCTGTCGTGCTGGAAGTAACGCAAACCGACCCAGGCGTGAAAGGCGATACGGCAACGGGTGGAACCAAGCCTGCGATCGTTGAAACTGGAGCGCAAGTGATGGTGCCCCTGTTTATCTCGGTGGGCGAACGGATTAAGATTGATACCCGCTCAGATAGCTACCTGGGACGGGAATAG